The following proteins are encoded in a genomic region of Astatotilapia calliptera chromosome 22, fAstCal1.2, whole genome shotgun sequence:
- the LOC113014811 gene encoding uncharacterized protein LOC113014811: MFQFSKYPMDILEMLSGHQAHQFKGLGLERQLSHQQQVQLQHQQQLQQQHQPCGDTSGSLLSGLGLGSLQTSRSNAFADSSSLFAKMSAPPPSISHQSQSSTSSHSSRKSSKMSSSSSSGSGSSSSGYPQFLRPFHPAEAALAQEQLHSGMGRFDFGGSSSGGSAGVIGGVVTPAPPPPPLHPGLSVPQPSSGPSSSSPSPSTSASGSNNPSGSTAVPLVGQSDPRSLHQQFSCMLAANQYFLSGVPTSSSLEQFLVQQGTHNHLGLGLGQGASESNSALAAPPALHSSHSHTAPQPQQQQQQLTPHALSHPHSHTHHPHPLHPAPQPAPLGGFDFQGIPVLSSNQIASLMQQEAGLPLPLPLHLSLSKDDGAKSVDSSSTSGSSGGSRRKKAMAGYLPQRKTDSSSHSHSSSSVSNCHNSSSSGHSQSSSSGLVGGGGSGGVRLSGIGSEPQHSSLLSPSSQQQQSSSTVSSSSSVPTSSNPTSVLVANGNQQLSKSQENHNSISSGQTEPEPLYHCGECGKTFTHLSSLRRHLRSHGLTPESQSRKSDCNSPSPERIFCCGECGKRFKKRGHLIQHSVTHSENRPFVCSICQKSFNRRESLTRHEKIHDEKPFRCPACGRCFRESTSLLNHAASGACGKPPRSSKNRASSAGSASSNPSSSKMESRSDSVGISSDGAAMASDKYATDYSRNRYQSQSSYNSSGVDDYRRSQPSSLYPPESTLANEMTNQTLRKAPLAPTLHPHPQSQQHHHHQQQQQPHLPLSSLLDDSEDEVTSSAMSAIAAAAAASCDINTESREGERRDIIGGLLGGLGFGNLGGPSSTSTLNGSTMPLTHPSQPHTKPRRPRKPREKRDPNTIVRRRRSPAPPGDGSERPYGCQICGKRFRRAETLRRHNRVHTGEKPHACDVCGKMFREPFHLTKHLTVHSGQKNYKCNLCGKMFAYAQSLVRHGKLHRRGEIDNQGRRIKGAAAAISQVANTGNSDFFSSCSQGEKSPTSGTPSQRLYTCTVCWKSFRHYFHLTAHQQTVHGGRVGLEKSFRCEVCGKAFAYSNSLVRHKLSQHGIDRNGQRVNQNQPSGYSPLFYDSNSAPNYAASSHMPQGTSGQQPNPQQQPPPPPPPPPPPPPPPPPPQQQQQQQQQQQHPHPFYYRPKNYQKRHGQTRKHRKKKRRVVIHSIMRDGKLVGVPLSKDTRRKLMILRKKRGRLQAQLNKKKLLAQLRIKGSVMKVKSWCGGAVRVTGLTSMDVPIKRFPCPICPSTMYAKQGSLLVHHAIRHPPRNSGRHARLRCQVCERRTSSLYKALKHRGQHLKQAAFQCHKCRHSFWNPRLLARHKFCCRATTSSGGGSWGLMRSPSSDDEHSPVQLPVPGLVQPERSTVLTDYSQ; this comes from the coding sequence ATGTTTCAGTTCAGCAAGTACCCCATGGACATTTTAGAAATGCTAAGTGGACACCAAGCCCACCAGTTCAAAGGCCTTGGATTAGAACGACAACTGAGCCACCAACAGCAagtgcagctgcagcaccagcagcagctgcaacaacaacaccaaccCTGTGGTGACACATCTGGAAGCCTCTTGTCGGGCCTCGGCCTTGGGTCCCTCCAAACCTCACGGAGCAATGCTTTTGCAGACTCCTCATCATTGTTTGCCAAAATGAGTGCTCCTCCTCCATCCATCTCCCACCAGAGCCAGTCGTCCACGTCGTCTCACAGCTCCAGGAAGTCGAGTAAGAtgagcagcagtagcagcagtggCAGCGGGAGCTCCTCGTCGGGGTACCCCCAGTTTCTGCGGCCTTTTCACCCTGCTGAGGCAGCGCTGGCTCAGGAGCAGCTCCACTCTGGGATGGGACGTTTCGACTTTGGTGGGAGCAgcagtggaggaagcgcaggaGTCATTGGGGGGGTTGTCACACCTGCACCCCCGCCTCCCCCGCTCCATCCAGGTCTCTCTGTGCCCCAGCCCTCTTCTGgcccttcttcctcctcaccctCACCCTCCACCTCTGCTTCCGGCTCCAACAACCCCTCTGGTAGCACTGCGGTCCCCTTAGTTGGCCAGTCCGATCCTCGCAGTCTCCACCAGCAGTTCAGCTGCATGCTTGCTGCTAATCAGTACTTCCTGTCTGGTGTtcccaccagcagcagcctagAGCAGTTCCTCGTCCAGCAGGGCACTCACAACCACCTAGGTTTGGGCCTCGGGCAAGGCGCCTCAGAGTCAAACTCAGCACTGGCTGCCCCTCCTGCACTCCACTCCTCCCACAGCCACACAGCTCCACAGcctcagcagcaacagcagcaactcACCCCACACGCCTTATCTCATCCACACAGCCACACTCACCACCCGCACCCTCTTCACCCAGCCCCGCAGCCGGCCCCACTGGGCGGTTTTGATTTCCAAGGCATTCCTGTCCTCTCCTCTAACCAGATAGCATCGCTAATGCAGCAAGAGGCTGGCCTCCCCCTCCCGCTGCCCCTGCACCTGTCCCTCTCTAAAGATGATGGAGCAAAGTCTGTAGACAGCTCGTCTACGTCAGGATCGAGTGGGGGTAGCAGGAGAAAGAAGGCAATGGCGGGTTATCTGCCCCAGAGGAAAACGGACAGTAGCAGCCACAGTCACAGCAGCAGTAGTGTTAGCAACTGCCACAACAGCAGCTCGAGTGGGCACAGTCAGAGCTCCTCATCGGGCCTCGTAGGAGGAGGAGGGTCTGGGGGCGTCAGGCTAAGTGGAATCGGAAGTGAACCGCAGCattcctctctcctctcaccGTCCTCGCAGCAGCAACAGTCATCCTCCACTgtgtcctcctcctcatctgttcCCACCTCCTCAAATCCCACCTCTGTGCTCGTTGCCAACGGAAACCAACAGCTGTCAAAATCCCAAGAAAATCATAACAGCATCTCATCAGGCCAGACAGAACCAGAACCCCTTTACCACTGTGGTGAGTGTGGTAAAACCTTCACCCACCTTTCGAGCCTACGAAGGCATCTCCGCAGCCATGGGTTGACACCAGAAAGCCAAAGCAGGAAGTCAGACTGTAACTCTCCCAGCCCGGAGAGGATATTCTGTTGCGGCGAGTGTGGGaagagatttaaaaagagaGGTCACCTCATCCAGCACAGTGTCACCCATTCAGAAAACCGGCCTTTTGTCTGCAGCATCTGCCAAAAGTCCTTCAACCGTCGAGAGTCACTTACGAGACATGAGAAGATCCACGACGAGAAACCTTTCCGCTGCCCGGCATGTGGGCGTTGTTTTCGTGAGAGCACCTCTCTCCTGAACCATGCCGCTTCAGGTGCTTGTGGCAAACCTCCACGCAGTTCAAAAAACAGGGCCAGCAGTGCAGGGAGTGCATCTTCCAACCCTAGCAGCAGTAAAATGGAAAGTAGAAGTGACAGCGTAGGGATTTCAAGTGATGGGGCAGCGATGGCcagtgacaaatatgcaacagATTATTCCAGAAATCGCTACCAGAGCCAGTCGTCCTACAACAGCAGCGGTGTCGACGACTACAGACGATCCCAGCCTTCATCTCTGTATCCCCCAGAAAGCACATTAGCCAATGAAATGACCAACCAGACCCTCCGGAAGGCCCCTTTAGCCCCAACTCTTCACCCCCACCCACAAAGTCAGCAACATCACCACcatcaacagcaacaacagccgCACCTTCCACTATCTTCCCTATTGGATGATTCAGAAGATGAGGTCACCAGCAGTGCAATGTCAGCCATCGCTGCTGCAGCCGCCGCCTCGTGCGATATAAACACAGAAAGCCgggaaggagagaggagggaTATCATTGGAGGCCTATTGGGGGGGTTGGGGTTTGGTAACCTAGGTGGACCGTCATCCACCTCCACCCTGAATGGTTCCACCATGCCGCTGACCCACCCCAGCCAGCCGCACACAAAGCCCAGGAGGCCGCGGAAGCCCAGAGAGAAAAGGGATCCCAATACCATcgtcaggaggaggaggagcccaGCACCGCCAGGCGACGGATCGGAAAGGCCGTACGGATGTCAGATATGTGGCAAACGCTTCAGGAGGGCGGAGACTCTGAGGCGCCACAACCGTGTCCACACAGGGGAAAAGCCTCACGCGTGTGACGTCTGTGGCAAGATGTTCCGTGAGCCTTTCCACCTCACCAAGCATCTGACTGTACACTCGGGTCAAAAGAACTACAAGTGCAATCTTTGCGGGAAGATGTTCGCCTACGCTCAGAGCCTCGTGAGACACGGGAAGCTGCACAGAAGAGGAGAAATCGACAACCAGGGGAGGAGAATAAAAGGTGCTGCTGCCGCCATCAGCCAAGTCGCCAACACAGGGAACTCTgacttcttctcctcctgctctcaAGGAGAAAAGTCTCCAACGTCTGGCACGCCATCACAGAGGCTTTACACCTGCACAGTTTGCTGGAAATCCTTCCGTCACTATTTCCACCTGACAGCACATCAGCAGACTGTCCATGGCGGCAGGGTGGGGCTGGAGAAGTCTTTTCGCTGTGAAGTGTGTGGCAAAGCCTTTGCTTATTCTAACAGCTTAGTGCGGCACAAGCTGTCTCAGCATGGCATTGACCGCAACGGTCAGCGCGTGAATCAGAACCAACCCTCTGGATACTCCCCGCTCTTCTACGATTCTAATTCAGCTCCCAACTACGCTGCTTCCTCCCACATGCCACAGGGGACATCCGGACAACAACCaaacccacaacaacaaccgccgccaccaccaccaccaccaccacctcctcctcctccgccacCCCCAccacaacagcaacagcaacaacaacaacagcagcaacacccGCACCCTTTTTACTACCGCCCAAAAAACTACCAAAAGCGTCATGGGCAGACAAGAAAGCACCGGAAGAAAAAACGGCGAGTAGTGATCCACAGCATCATGAGGGACGGAAAGCTGGTGGGCGTGCCCCTGAGTAAAGACACGCGCAGGAAGCTGATGAttctgagaaagaagaggggcAGACTACAGGCTCAgctcaacaaaaaaaagctcctGGCACAGTTGAGGATAAAGGGCAGTGTAATGAAGGTGAAGTCATGGTGCGGTGGCGCCGTCAGGGTCACGGGGCTTACATCGATGGACGTCCCCATCAAACGCTTCCCCTGCCCCATCTGCCCAAGCACCATGTATGCCAAGCAGGGTTCTCTGCTGGTCCATCACGCCATTAGGCACCCACCTAGGAACTCAGGCCGCCATGCCCGTCTGCGGTGCCAGGTGTGTGAGAGGCGCACCAGTTCGTTATACAAAGCCTTGAAACACAGGGGCCAGCATCTTAAACAAGCTGCATTCCAATGCCACAAATGCCGACACAGTTTTTGGAACCCGCGGCTACTCGCCCGCCACAAGTTCTGCTGCCGGGCGACCaccagcagtgggggtgggagcTGGGGACTGATGAGATCTCCATCGTCAGATGATGAACATTCACCAGTCCAGCTGCCAGTCCCAGGTCTGGTCCAGCCTGAGAGATCAACGGTTCTGACTGACTACAGTCagtaa